Proteins found in one Campylobacter lari genomic segment:
- a CDS encoding thioredoxin fold domain-containing protein, whose amino-acid sequence MKKSLALLTLASSLFAASNEEIINFFKKNPNLSNANISVSSREKIPDTSFEAVVVNFEISGKNFQEIVFTQDNIITTEVIDVKKGEFYSQVYQAKLMEKQQAEFSKKALVELKKEKMFISLGDKNKPLLYVFSDPECPYCRMHLDKIEETLKTHQVKFILTPIHDTSAFEKSALIYKESKNIKDDTQKIAIMKKYYDKDLKDYKKPSEAEVKAVRETFAKYSKLGLRAVPTIIDAQK is encoded by the coding sequence ATGAAAAAATCTCTAGCTCTTTTAACTCTTGCTAGCTCTTTATTTGCTGCAAGTAATGAAGAAATTATTAATTTTTTTAAGAAAAATCCAAATTTATCAAATGCAAACATCAGTGTTTCTAGTAGAGAAAAAATTCCTGACACTAGCTTTGAAGCTGTGGTAGTTAATTTTGAAATTAGTGGTAAAAATTTCCAAGAAATCGTTTTTACTCAAGATAATATCATCACAACTGAAGTAATTGATGTAAAAAAAGGTGAATTTTATTCTCAAGTTTATCAAGCCAAACTTATGGAAAAACAACAAGCTGAATTTTCAAAAAAAGCTCTAGTGGAACTTAAAAAAGAAAAAATGTTTATTTCTTTAGGTGATAAAAACAAACCTTTACTTTATGTTTTTAGCGATCCTGAATGTCCATATTGTAGAATGCATTTAGATAAAATAGAAGAAACACTAAAAACTCATCAAGTTAAATTTATCTTAACTCCTATCCATGATACAAGCGCATTTGAAAAATCTGCATTAATTTATAAAGAAAGTAAAAACATTAAAGATGATACACAAAAAATCGCTATCATGAAAAAATACTATGATAAAGACTTAAAAGATTATAAAAAGCCTAGTGAGGCTGAGGTTAAAGCAGTAAGAGAAACTTTTGCAAAATACTCTAAACTCGGTCTTCGTGCCGTACCAACCATAATCGATGCTCAAAAATAA
- the gdhA gene encoding NADP-specific glutamate dehydrogenase: protein MSMAKQYINETLEKIQTISPRQPIFFQAATEVLNSLEPLLESNKTYQDHAILERIVMPEKTTIFRVVYINDAGKAQTHFGYRVQFNSSLGPYKGGIRFHPSVNLDVLKFLGFEQIFKNSLTGLMIGGAKGGANFDPKGKSEAEIMRFCQAFMAELSKIIGASTDVPAGDIGVGAREIGYMFGAYKKISSNFDGTLTGKKIPWGGSLARTEATGYGCVYFTQEMLAKYNNALEGKECAVSGSGNVAIYTIEKLHQLGAKAITISDSDGFVYDKDGIDLDLLKEIKEVKRARVSDYAALKKGAIFTPKSAYKQGCNGVWSIPCDIAFPSATQNELNLEDIKTLYHNGCRMVAEGANMPSTLEAIDFMLNQKDFLFAPAKAANAGGVATSQLEMQQNASMCQWSFEEVDAKLHKIMKNIFENSYECAKAYNHEGNLVVGSNIAGFKKVADAMIDHGYI, encoded by the coding sequence ATGAGTATGGCTAAACAATATATCAACGAAACTTTAGAAAAAATTCAAACAATTTCCCCAAGACAACCTATTTTTTTTCAAGCAGCAACTGAGGTGTTAAATTCTTTAGAACCCTTACTTGAATCTAACAAAACTTATCAAGATCATGCAATATTAGAGCGTATTGTAATGCCTGAAAAAACAACTATATTTAGAGTTGTATATATCAATGATGCAGGTAAAGCTCAAACGCATTTTGGTTATAGAGTGCAGTTTAACTCTAGTTTAGGTCCTTATAAAGGTGGGATTAGATTTCATCCTAGTGTGAATTTAGATGTTTTGAAATTTTTAGGTTTTGAGCAAATTTTCAAAAACTCTTTAACGGGTTTGATGATAGGCGGTGCTAAAGGTGGAGCAAATTTTGATCCTAAAGGTAAAAGTGAAGCAGAAATTATGCGTTTTTGTCAAGCTTTTATGGCCGAGCTTTCAAAAATCATAGGTGCAAGCACTGATGTACCAGCGGGTGATATAGGGGTTGGTGCTAGGGAAATTGGATATATGTTTGGAGCTTATAAGAAAATTAGCTCTAATTTTGATGGAACTTTAACGGGAAAGAAAATTCCATGGGGTGGAAGTTTAGCAAGAACAGAAGCAACAGGATATGGCTGCGTGTATTTTACTCAAGAAATGCTAGCAAAATACAACAATGCATTAGAAGGAAAAGAGTGTGCAGTTTCAGGTAGTGGAAATGTGGCAATTTATACCATAGAAAAATTACATCAACTTGGTGCAAAAGCAATCACAATAAGCGATAGCGATGGATTTGTTTATGATAAAGATGGAATAGATTTAGATTTATTGAAAGAAATTAAAGAAGTAAAAAGAGCTAGGGTGAGTGATTATGCAGCGCTTAAAAAAGGTGCTATTTTTACTCCAAAAAGCGCGTATAAACAAGGTTGTAATGGGGTGTGGAGCATACCTTGTGATATAGCTTTTCCAAGTGCTACGCAAAATGAGTTAAATTTAGAAGATATTAAAACCTTATATCACAATGGTTGTCGTATGGTAGCAGAGGGAGCTAATATGCCAAGCACACTTGAAGCGATTGATTTTATGTTAAATCAAAAAGACTTTTTATTTGCCCCCGCTAAGGCTGCAAATGCAGGCGGTGTAGCGACTTCTCAACTTGAAATGCAACAAAACGCAAGTATGTGTCAATGGAGTTTTGAGGAAGTTGATGCAAAATTGCATAAGATTATGAAAAATATTTTTGAAAATTCATACGAGTGTGCAAAAGCTTATAATCATGAAGGAAATTTAGTAGTAGGTTCAAACATAGCAGGCTTTAAAAAAGTAGCTGATGCGATGATTGATCATGGTTATATTTAA
- a CDS encoding 6-amino-6-deoxyfutalosine synthase, which produces MVFGKIDYLNLLPLHIYLKKTAFPSYVKQTTEYKKGVPSKLNRHLYFRRIDAAIISSIESRRKKYKTLNVGICASKKVKSVLVKKHSQSKEDASSATSNALAKVLKQKGEVIIGDKALKLYLQNPKDYIDLCELWYEKTKLPFVFARFSCVKNFSIYKKMMKNFTKSKIFIPQYILLDYSKSRNLSQKEISAYLKLIYYKIGTKEQMALKKFLAKTNSKIL; this is translated from the coding sequence ATGGTTTTTGGAAAGATAGATTATCTTAATTTACTCCCTTTGCATATCTATCTTAAAAAAACAGCTTTTCCTAGCTATGTTAAGCAAACTACAGAATACAAAAAAGGGGTTCCTAGTAAGCTAAATCGCCACTTGTATTTTAGACGTATTGATGCGGCGATCATTTCAAGCATTGAAAGTCGTAGAAAAAAATACAAAACCTTAAATGTGGGAATTTGCGCGAGCAAAAAGGTAAAAAGCGTTTTAGTGAAAAAACATTCTCAAAGCAAAGAAGATGCAAGCTCTGCAACTTCTAATGCTCTTGCAAAAGTTTTAAAGCAAAAAGGGGAGGTTATCATCGGTGATAAGGCTTTAAAACTTTATTTGCAAAATCCAAAAGATTATATTGATTTGTGTGAATTATGGTATGAAAAAACAAAATTACCTTTTGTTTTTGCACGCTTTTCTTGTGTTAAAAATTTTTCTATTTATAAAAAAATGATGAAAAATTTCACAAAAAGTAAGATTTTCATCCCGCAATATATTTTGCTAGATTATTCTAAATCAAGAAATCTTTCTCAAAAGGAAATTAGTGCATACTTAAAGCTAATTTACTACAAAATAGGAACAAAGGAGCAAATGGCGCTAAAAAAATTTTTAGCTAAAACAAACAGCAAGATACTATAA
- a CDS encoding malic enzyme-like NAD(P)-binding protein, whose amino-acid sequence MNLKEEALEYHLGGKVDIIARKPMDSAHDLSLAYSPGVAEPCVEIAKDETLAYKYTNKANLVAIVSDGSAVLGLGNIGASASKPVMEGKACLFKKFANVNAYDLEINAHSVDEIVTFCKAIAPTFGGINLEDISAPKCFEIEAALQDLGIPVMHDDQHGTAIISTAGLMNAMEISGKKFEDIKVVVSGAGAAGIASARMYRNLGVKNIVLVDSKGVINTQRDDLNKYKLEFVSDTKDSTLREALKGADVFLGLSAPKILDDEMILSMAKDPVIFALANPVPEVMPEDVKRVRNDAIVGTGRSDYPNQINNVLGFPFIFRGALDVKATKITENMKVAAAKALADLAKLEVTDEVKQAYGVEELGFGRDYVIPKPFDSRVKAVVSAAVAKAAVEDGVALVKEFDYQKYLASLQ is encoded by the coding sequence ATGAATTTAAAAGAAGAGGCTTTAGAATATCATTTAGGTGGCAAAGTAGATATTATCGCTAGAAAGCCTATGGATAGTGCACATGATTTATCTTTAGCTTATTCTCCTGGGGTTGCTGAACCTTGTGTTGAGATAGCAAAAGATGAAACTTTAGCTTATAAATACACTAACAAAGCTAATTTAGTTGCCATAGTAAGTGATGGTAGTGCTGTTTTGGGACTTGGTAATATAGGAGCAAGTGCAAGCAAGCCCGTGATGGAAGGAAAGGCTTGTTTGTTTAAAAAATTTGCTAATGTTAATGCTTATGATTTAGAAATTAATGCTCATAGTGTAGATGAGATTGTTACCTTTTGTAAAGCTATAGCACCTACTTTTGGAGGGATTAATTTAGAAGATATTTCAGCGCCAAAATGCTTTGAAATAGAAGCTGCCTTGCAAGATCTTGGAATTCCTGTAATGCATGATGATCAACATGGTACAGCGATCATTTCTACAGCAGGATTAATGAATGCTATGGAAATTAGTGGTAAAAAATTTGAAGATATTAAAGTAGTAGTAAGTGGTGCAGGTGCAGCGGGTATTGCAAGTGCTAGAATGTATAGAAATTTAGGGGTTAAAAATATCGTTTTAGTAGATAGCAAAGGTGTGATTAATACCCAAAGAGATGATTTAAATAAATATAAACTAGAATTTGTAAGCGATACCAAAGATAGTACTTTAAGAGAGGCTTTGAAAGGTGCTGATGTGTTTTTGGGTTTGAGTGCACCTAAGATTTTAGATGATGAGATGATTTTAAGCATGGCTAAAGATCCTGTGATTTTTGCACTTGCTAATCCTGTGCCTGAAGTAATGCCTGAAGATGTTAAAAGAGTTAGAAATGATGCTATAGTTGGAACAGGTAGAAGTGATTATCCAAATCAAATTAACAATGTTTTAGGTTTTCCTTTTATTTTTAGAGGAGCTTTAGATGTAAAAGCAACTAAAATCACTGAAAATATGAAAGTAGCTGCTGCTAAAGCTTTGGCTGACTTAGCTAAACTTGAAGTAACCGATGAGGTAAAACAAGCTTATGGAGTAGAAGAGCTTGGCTTTGGTAGAGATTATGTGATACCAAAACCATTTGATAGTAGGGTAAAAGCTGTAGTTAGTGCTGCTGTGGCAAAAGCTGCGGTTGAAGATGGAGTGGCTTTGGTAAAAGAATTTGACTATCAAAAATATCTGGCAAGCTTACAATAG
- the gltX gene encoding glutamate--tRNA ligase yields the protein MQEITTRFAPSPTGYLHIGGLRTALYNYLYARKNKGKFLLRIEDTDLKRNSQEATQAIIEAFKWCGLDYDGTIEYQSQRFDIYKKYIQKLLDEGKAYYCYMSKEELDELRAKQEAAKERPKYDGRYRDFKGTPPSGIEPVVRIKAPQSGEIKFIDGIKGEVSFKAEDILDDFVIARSDGSPIYNLTVVIDDALMGVSDVIRGDDHLSNTPKQIVLYEALGFKIPKFYHVAMIHGEDGKKLSKRHGATDVMEYKNMGILPQALLNFLVRLGWSHGDDEIFSLESMQELFDPNHINKSASCYNFKKLEWLNAHYIKTLPFEEINRQLKDLCFDLSQYEKAGFLLDMLRERAKTLHDIISGAKVLLNDPKEYDQKAVDKFLNVTNLTYLEKYAMVLNEQKNACEFEELTNQFLEENNLKLKDLAQAIRIALTGSSVSPSIFEVLEFLGVQKAKLRIENLLTYMKGK from the coding sequence ATGCAAGAAATCACAACACGTTTTGCTCCTTCTCCAACAGGATATTTACACATAGGGGGTCTTAGAACGGCTTTATATAATTATCTTTATGCAAGAAAAAATAAGGGTAAATTTTTATTGCGTATTGAAGATACGGATTTAAAAAGAAATTCACAAGAAGCTACACAAGCTATTATAGAAGCATTTAAATGGTGCGGGCTTGATTATGATGGGACGATTGAGTATCAATCTCAAAGATTTGATATTTATAAAAAATACATTCAAAAATTACTAGATGAGGGTAAGGCTTATTATTGCTATATGAGTAAAGAAGAGCTTGATGAGTTAAGAGCTAAACAAGAAGCAGCTAAAGAGCGCCCAAAATATGATGGTAGATATAGAGATTTTAAAGGAACTCCGCCAAGTGGTATTGAGCCTGTAGTGCGTATAAAAGCACCACAAAGTGGAGAGATTAAATTTATAGATGGTATCAAAGGCGAGGTTAGTTTTAAGGCTGAAGATATTTTAGATGATTTTGTAATTGCAAGAAGCGATGGTAGTCCAATTTACAATTTAACCGTTGTAATTGATGATGCATTAATGGGTGTGAGTGATGTTATAAGAGGGGATGATCATTTATCAAATACCCCAAAACAAATCGTTCTTTATGAGGCACTAGGCTTTAAAATTCCTAAATTTTATCATGTGGCTATGATACATGGTGAAGATGGTAAAAAACTTTCTAAGCGTCATGGGGCAACTGATGTGATGGAATATAAAAATATGGGAATTTTACCTCAAGCCCTGCTTAATTTCTTAGTGCGTCTTGGTTGGAGTCATGGCGATGATGAAATTTTTTCTTTAGAAAGTATGCAAGAGCTTTTTGATCCAAATCATATTAATAAAAGTGCTTCTTGTTATAATTTTAAAAAGCTAGAATGGCTTAATGCTCATTATATTAAAACCTTGCCTTTTGAAGAAATCAATAGACAATTAAAAGATTTATGTTTTGATTTAAGTCAGTATGAAAAAGCGGGATTTTTACTAGATATGTTAAGAGAGAGAGCTAAAACTTTGCATGATATCATTAGCGGGGCTAAAGTGTTACTAAATGACCCAAAAGAATATGATCAAAAGGCTGTAGATAAATTTCTTAATGTAACAAATTTAACTTATTTGGAAAAATACGCTATGGTTTTAAATGAGCAAAAAAATGCTTGTGAATTTGAAGAATTAACTAATCAATTCTTAGAAGAAAACAATCTTAAGTTAAAAGATCTAGCTCAAGCCATACGCATTGCACTTACTGGAAGCTCGGTAAGTCCTAGTATATTTGAAGTATTAGAATTTTTAGGAGTGCAAAAAGCTAAGCTTAGAATAGAAAATTTACTAACTTACATGAAAGGGAAATAA
- a CDS encoding peptidylprolyl isomerase has protein sequence MRKFLISCCFTANILYAQTLGGVAMVVENQPITLYDIEQTMKELKTNDKQKAIAFLVDDKVQQSEAKKLGIYVSTFELNEKLAQIAKGNKTDINGLQAKIEKDGLSFEVFKNKVRKDLEREKLYRSIMQNAKINIDDQALKHFYESNLDKFSTFSNIDLVVYNSTNPELLQQLAQNPMYKNSQIKSKAISLNAASIDPRLLALLNNTKIGEFTPVLNGENAYIVYFVKEKYGKNPIEFDLIKDQVSNVYTLTQREQALKNHLDKIRANAHIEELR, from the coding sequence ATGAGAAAATTTTTAATATCTTGTTGTTTTACTGCAAATATTTTATATGCTCAAACCCTTGGTGGTGTAGCAATGGTAGTAGAAAATCAACCTATCACTCTTTATGATATAGAACAAACCATGAAAGAATTAAAAACCAATGATAAGCAAAAAGCTATAGCGTTTTTAGTAGATGATAAAGTTCAACAAAGCGAAGCTAAAAAACTAGGAATTTATGTAAGCACTTTTGAACTTAATGAAAAATTGGCACAAATAGCAAAAGGCAATAAAACCGACATTAATGGTTTGCAAGCAAAGATAGAAAAAGACGGTTTAAGTTTTGAAGTTTTTAAAAATAAAGTTAGAAAAGATCTTGAAAGAGAAAAACTTTATAGGAGCATAATGCAAAATGCGAAAATCAACATTGATGATCAAGCGTTAAAGCATTTTTATGAAAGTAATCTTGATAAATTTAGCACTTTTTCAAATATAGACTTAGTTGTTTATAATTCTACCAATCCTGAACTTTTACAGCAACTTGCACAAAATCCTATGTATAAAAATTCTCAAATCAAGTCAAAAGCCATTAGTTTAAATGCAGCTAGTATAGATCCAAGATTACTTGCTTTGTTAAATAATACAAAAATAGGAGAATTTACTCCCGTATTAAATGGCGAAAATGCTTATATAGTATATTTTGTAAAAGAAAAATATGGTAAAAACCCTATAGAATTTGACTTAATCAAAGATCAAGTTAGCAATGTCTATACTCTAACCCAAAGAGAACAAGCCTTAAAAAATCATCTTGATAAAATAAGAGCAAACGCTCATATAGAAGAATTAAGATAG
- a CDS encoding acetyl-CoA carboxylase biotin carboxylase subunit, whose translation MEIKKVLIANRGEIALRALRTVKEMGKKAICVYSTADKDALYLKYADASICIGNARSSESYLNIPAIISAAEISEADAIFPGYGFLSENQNFVEICAKHNIKFIGPSVAAMALMSDKSKAKQVMQRAGVPVIPGSDGALGGVEAAKKLAKEIGYPVILKAAAGGGGRGMRVVEDEKDLEKAYWSAESEAMSAFGDGTMYMEKYIQNPRHIEVQIIGDSFGNVIHLGERDCSMQRRHQKLIEESPAILLDEKTRARLHETAVKAAKAIDYEGAGTFEFLVDKNLDFYFIEMNTRLQVEHCVSEMVSGVDIIELMIKVAEGYPLPKQEEIKLKGHSIECRITAEDSKTFLPCPGKITKYVAPAGRNVRMESHCYQDYSVPPYYDSMIGKLVVWGEDRNTAIAKMKIALQELIVGGIKTTKDFHLAMMDNADFINNNYDTNYLSRH comes from the coding sequence ATGGAAATTAAAAAAGTTTTAATAGCAAATCGTGGAGAAATTGCATTAAGAGCTTTAAGAACTGTAAAAGAAATGGGAAAAAAAGCAATTTGTGTGTATTCTACTGCAGATAAAGATGCTTTGTATTTAAAATATGCTGATGCGAGTATTTGTATAGGAAATGCTAGAAGTTCAGAAAGTTATTTAAATATCCCAGCTATTATTAGTGCGGCTGAAATTAGTGAAGCGGATGCGATTTTTCCAGGATATGGATTTTTAAGTGAAAATCAAAATTTTGTTGAAATTTGTGCAAAACATAATATCAAATTCATTGGCCCTTCAGTAGCTGCTATGGCGCTAATGAGTGATAAAAGCAAGGCAAAACAAGTAATGCAAAGAGCAGGTGTGCCTGTAATCCCAGGAAGCGATGGAGCTTTAGGTGGGGTTGAAGCAGCAAAAAAACTTGCTAAAGAAATAGGCTATCCCGTGATTTTAAAAGCAGCAGCAGGCGGCGGCGGCCGTGGTATGCGTGTAGTTGAAGATGAAAAAGATTTAGAAAAAGCTTATTGGTCAGCAGAAAGTGAAGCTATGAGTGCTTTTGGTGATGGTACTATGTATATGGAAAAATACATTCAAAATCCACGCCATATAGAAGTGCAAATCATAGGTGATAGTTTTGGTAATGTGATCCATTTGGGTGAGAGAGATTGCTCTATGCAAAGACGCCATCAAAAACTTATAGAAGAATCTCCCGCAATTTTACTAGATGAAAAAACTAGAGCAAGACTTCATGAAACTGCAGTTAAAGCTGCTAAGGCTATTGATTATGAGGGTGCAGGAACTTTTGAGTTTTTAGTGGATAAAAATTTAGATTTTTATTTTATAGAGATGAATACGCGCTTGCAGGTTGAGCATTGTGTGAGTGAAATGGTAAGTGGGGTGGATATTATTGAGCTTATGATCAAAGTAGCAGAAGGGTATCCTTTGCCAAAACAAGAAGAAATCAAACTTAAAGGTCATTCTATAGAATGTAGAATCACTGCAGAAGATTCTAAGACTTTCTTGCCTTGCCCAGGTAAAATCACAAAATACGTAGCCCCAGCAGGACGCAATGTAAGAATGGAAAGCCATTGCTATCAAGATTATAGCGTACCTCCTTATTATGATTCTATGATTGGAAAATTAGTTGTGTGGGGAGAAGATAGAAACACAGCTATAGCTAAAATGAAAATAGCCTTGCAAGAGCTTATTGTAGGTGGAATAAAAACAACTAAAGATTTTCATTTAGCAATGATGGATAATGCAGATTTTATCAATAATAATTATGATACAAATTATCTTTCAAGACATTAA
- the accB gene encoding acetyl-CoA carboxylase biotin carboxyl carrier protein, translating to MTKEEIKELMQLFAEANISKIKIKEQDGFEIELERDMCCELPAPAPVAPAPQPINVNVVNETKASSNSSNKPTINSPMVGTFYQAPSPGAAPFAKAGQTIKKGSTIAIIEAMKIMNEIEAEYDCRIVEVLVADGQPVEFGMPLFVVEKL from the coding sequence ATGACAAAAGAAGAAATCAAAGAACTAATGCAACTTTTTGCAGAAGCAAATATAAGCAAGATTAAAATAAAAGAACAAGATGGATTTGAAATAGAACTTGAAAGAGATATGTGTTGTGAATTACCAGCTCCAGCTCCTGTAGCTCCAGCTCCACAACCAATTAATGTAAATGTAGTTAATGAAACCAAAGCAAGTTCAAACTCTTCTAATAAACCAACTATCAATAGTCCTATGGTAGGTACTTTTTACCAAGCTCCAAGCCCAGGTGCAGCACCTTTTGCTAAAGCGGGACAAACTATTAAAAAAGGAAGCACTATAGCAATTATTGAGGCAATGAAAATCATGAATGAAATCGAAGCTGAATATGATTGTAGGATAGTAGAAGTATTAGTTGCAGATGGTCAGCCTGTAGAATTTGGTATGCCTTTATTTGTGGTGGAGAAATTATAA
- the dcd gene encoding dCTP deaminase codes for MGLKADNWIKKMALEHNMIEPFCEANIGKGIVSYGLSSYGYDIRVGREFKIFTNVNSTVVDPKNFVEENVVDFVGDVCIVPANSFALARTVEYFKMPNDVLAICLGKSTYARCGIIVNVTPFEPGFEGHITIEISNTTPLPAKIYANEGIAQVLFLQGDEPCDVTYADKKGKYQAQTGITLPRILK; via the coding sequence ATGGGCTTAAAAGCAGATAATTGGATCAAAAAAATGGCATTAGAACACAATATGATAGAGCCATTTTGCGAAGCAAATATAGGTAAAGGTATAGTTAGTTATGGGCTTTCAAGCTATGGGTATGATATAAGAGTTGGAAGAGAATTTAAGATTTTTACTAATGTAAATTCCACTGTTGTAGATCCTAAAAATTTTGTAGAAGAAAATGTAGTAGATTTTGTAGGTGATGTATGTATAGTACCTGCAAATTCTTTCGCGCTTGCAAGAACGGTTGAGTATTTTAAAATGCCAAATGATGTTTTGGCTATTTGTCTTGGCAAAAGCACTTATGCAAGATGTGGCATCATAGTAAATGTAACCCCTTTTGAGCCAGGCTTTGAAGGACATATCACTATAGAAATTTCAAACACAACCCCACTACCTGCTAAAATTTATGCTAATGAAGGTATAGCTCAAGTTTTATTTTTACAAGGAGATGAGCCTTGTGATGTAACATATGCTGATAAAAAAGGCAAATACCAAGCCCAAACAGGTATAACTTTACCAAGAATTTTAAAATAA
- the pseB gene encoding UDP-N-acetylglucosamine 4,6-dehydratase (inverting) — MFNGKSILITGGTGSFGKTYTKTLLQKYKPKKIIIYSRDELKQFEMAREFNDTCMRYFIGDVRDKERLNIAMKDVDFVIHAAAMKHVPIAEYNPMECIKTNIHGAQNVIDACLENNVEKCIALSTDKACNPINLYGATKLASDKLFVAANNIAGNSHTKFSVTRYGNVVGSRGSVIPFFKKLINEGAKELPITDERMTRFWISLEDGVNFVLNNFTYMHGGETFVPKIPSMKIVDLAKTMAPNLAHKIIGIRAGEKLHEIMISSDDSHLTYEFKDYYAISPSIKFTNMEIDFSINAKGQKGKKVSNGFSYSSDNNPSWISQEELLNIINHTELEK, encoded by the coding sequence ATGTTTAATGGAAAAAGTATTTTAATTACCGGTGGTACAGGAAGTTTTGGAAAAACCTATACTAAAACTTTACTTCAAAAATACAAACCCAAAAAAATCATTATCTATTCACGTGATGAACTCAAACAATTTGAAATGGCAAGAGAATTTAATGATACTTGCATGCGTTATTTCATAGGTGATGTAAGAGATAAAGAAAGACTAAATATAGCAATGAAAGATGTTGATTTTGTCATTCATGCAGCTGCTATGAAACATGTACCAATTGCAGAATACAATCCAATGGAGTGTATAAAAACCAATATCCATGGAGCACAAAATGTAATCGATGCATGTTTGGAAAATAATGTAGAAAAATGTATCGCACTTTCAACCGATAAGGCATGCAATCCTATTAATTTATACGGAGCCACAAAGCTTGCAAGCGATAAGCTTTTTGTAGCAGCAAATAATATCGCAGGAAATTCGCATACCAAATTTAGCGTTACAAGATATGGTAATGTAGTAGGCTCAAGAGGCTCTGTTATACCATTTTTTAAAAAGCTAATCAATGAAGGTGCTAAAGAACTTCCTATCACAGATGAGAGAATGACAAGATTTTGGATATCTTTAGAAGATGGGGTTAATTTCGTGCTGAATAATTTTACATATATGCATGGAGGAGAAACTTTTGTGCCAAAAATTCCTTCTATGAAAATTGTTGATTTAGCCAAAACTATGGCTCCTAATTTAGCCCATAAAATCATAGGTATAAGAGCAGGCGAAAAACTACATGAAATTATGATTTCAAGTGATGATAGTCATTTAACTTATGAATTTAAAGACTATTATGCCATTAGCCCAAGTATTAAATTTACCAATATGGAAATTGATTTTAGCATAAATGCAAAAGGACAAAAAGGTAAAAAAGTTTCTAATGGCTTTTCTTATAGTTCTGATAATAATCCATCATGGATTAGCCAAGAAGAGCTTTTAAATATAATAAATCATACAGAGCTTGAAAAATGA